Genomic window (Candidatus Wallbacteria bacterium):
GGTCGTGCTTGGTCACATTTTCCCGATTTTTCTCGGATTCCGGGGCGGAAAAGGTGTAGCCACTTCCTGCGGTCTGTTCATCGGCCTGGCTGCCAAGCCGATGGAAGTCACCATGATCGTATGGACCATAGTCACAGCAGTTTCAAGATATGTATCACTCGGTACTCTTTCCGGTGCCCTGATCTTTCCGTTCCTGGTTAAAATCTGGCCATCTGATACCAAGAGCCCTGACAATGTGCTGCTCATTTTCAGCATCCTGTGTTCTTTTCTGATTTTCGTCACGCATATCCCGAACATACGCAGAATTCTGAACGGAGAAGAGCTGCGCATCGGCGAGAGACCGGAATGAACATCTCAGTCATAGGTTCGGGTGGATTCGGCACTACAATCTCAATTTTGCTGTCAGGGAAGGGATACCACGTCCGTCTCTGGGCAAATTTTCCTGAGCTAGCGGAAAAACTGTCCAGAGAAAGGGCCAATCCTGACTTCCTGCCCGGCCACCATATCCCTGAAAACATCCTGATCACCAACGAGATCGGGGAATCCCTTGAAAACGCAGATCTGGTAGTGATCGCGATTCCATCTTCCTATTTCAGACAGGTCCTGAAAAAATTCTGCCCTTACATCTCCAGATTCGACAAAAAGCTTTTCCTTTCATTGACTAAAGGGATCGAAGAAGGAACCTGCAAACTTCCAAGCGAAGTGTTCCGGGAAGAATTCGGAACTGATCTCTCTAAAAATTTCTATTGCCTGTCTGGTCCAAATCTGGCTCTGGAAATTGCCGGTGGTGTTCCTACATCTGCAGTGATTGCCGGATCCTGCCAGGAACATCTCGAAACTCTACAAAGCGTCATCAGCAATGATAAATTCAGGATTTATACCAACAACGACCAGATCGGGGTGCAGGTTGGCGGAGCCTTTAAAAACGTGATTGCGATCGCGGCGGGGATCTGCGATGGACTGTCATTCGGTCTCAATACCAAATCCAGCCTGATTACCAGAGGACTTGCAGAGATAATCCGGCTGGGAGTGGAAATGGGAGCTCTCCCGCACACATTTTACGGTTTGTCGGGAATGGGTGATCTGGTTGCCACATCCTTTTCACCACTTAGCCGGAACCGGACCTTCGGCGAACGCATCGGCAGAGGAGAAAAAGTAGAGGAAATCATTGGCGGGACTAAAATGGTGATTGAAGGAGTAACAAACGCCAAATCGTTTTACGAGCTGTCCAGAAAGCTTGACGTTGAAGTCCCAATCACTGAAAAAGTGTTTGAAATCATCTACAAAGGAAGCTCACCGGTCCAGGCGGTTTCAGAACTGATGACCAGAAAATTAAAAGTTGAAATATATTGAGTGCAGAGATATACTCTTTAAGGTTGTAAAGGATGCCAGAATGACCGGCAGTTTTGAAGTTTTGAGATCATTCTGGAGAGAA
Coding sequences:
- a CDS encoding glycerol-3-phosphate acyltransferase yields the protein VVLGHIFPIFLGFRGGKGVATSCGLFIGLAAKPMEVTMIVWTIVTAVSRYVSLGTLSGALIFPFLVKIWPSDTKSPDNVLLIFSILCSFLIFVTHIPNIRRILNGEELRIGERPE
- a CDS encoding NAD(P)-dependent glycerol-3-phosphate dehydrogenase, whose amino-acid sequence is MNISVIGSGGFGTTISILLSGKGYHVRLWANFPELAEKLSRERANPDFLPGHHIPENILITNEIGESLENADLVVIAIPSSYFRQVLKKFCPYISRFDKKLFLSLTKGIEEGTCKLPSEVFREEFGTDLSKNFYCLSGPNLALEIAGGVPTSAVIAGSCQEHLETLQSVISNDKFRIYTNNDQIGVQVGGAFKNVIAIAAGICDGLSFGLNTKSSLITRGLAEIIRLGVEMGALPHTFYGLSGMGDLVATSFSPLSRNRTFGERIGRGEKVEEIIGGTKMVIEGVTNAKSFYELSRKLDVEVPITEKVFEIIYKGSSPVQAVSELMTRKLKVEIY